AAACATTGGAAATAACCTCAACTTTGGCTCCATTTACGTCAACAACAGCTAACTCGTTGAGACGAGAGACAACCTTTCCCTCCAAAACCGTTTCAACCCCCACAAAATCAGCAACAAATTCATTAACGGGAGAGTTGAATATCTCATCCGGTTTGCCAACCTGGACAATTTTTCCGTCACGCATAATTGCAATTCTATCAGCAATTACAAGCGCCTCTGTTTGATCGTGGGTAACAAAAAGTGATGTTTGATTCATTCTCTTTAAAATAATCCTGAGCTCTTCCCTTAAATTTTCTCTGACTTTTTTATCAAGAGAACTGAGGGGTTCGTCAAAAAGAAGAAGTCTGGGCTCCATAATTAAGGCTCTCGCAAGGCTTACCCGTTGCTGCTCTCCTCCACTTAAAGTTTGCGGTCTTCTATGCAGAATATTTTCAATGTTTAAAGTGGCAACAATCTTTTTAAATTTATTCTCAACGTCGTCAATTTGTCGGTAGCGCACCCCAAAAAGAATGTTCTCTCTTACGGTAAGATGGGGAAATAAAACATAGTCTTGATAAATAAACCCTATGTTCCGCTTCTCGGGGGGTAAATCGTTTGCAAAATTTCCATCCAAAATTATGCTACCTTTTTTAGGCGGAAAAAACCCGGCAATCGCTTCAAGAAGAACAGTTTTGCCTGCTCCACTGGGGCCAAGAATAACAAAAACTTCGTCTTCTTTTATGGAGAGATTTATATCTCTTAGTTTAAATTCACCTAAATCAATGTCCAAATTCTCTATTTCTATCATTTCTTGTTGCCCATTCCCATTCCGCCATAAGCAAGCAATCGAAATACCACAAAACCAATCAAACAAAAGACCAAAAGAAGAACGGACACCGCCGAGGAATGCTTTAAATCAAGCTGTGAATAAACATCATAAACTTTTACCGGGGCAGTCATGGGATAATAAGCCAGGATTATAACCGCTCCAAATTCACTTATTGCCCGTGCCCAAGTAAGAACCCAACCAGTTAACACTCCTCTTATTGCAAGCGGGAGAGATACTCTACGAAAAACTTCGGAAGGGGTGGCTCCTAAAGTTCTTGCCACCTGTTCCATCCTTACATCCACCGACTCAAACCCTTCTCTTGCGGAATTAACCATAAAGGGCAAACTCACAAAAAGCATAGCCACTACTATTCCCAACTTTGTGCCCACAAACCTTAAGCTAAAAAATCTTTCAAAAAGAGCGCCCACCATTCCATACCGTCCGAAAACAAACAACAACAAAATACCGGCCACCGTATGCGGAATTGCCAGCGGTAAATCAACTATTGATTCGACGAGCGATTTCCCAAAAAATCTTGCTCTGGCAAGAATATAGGCTAAAGGAACTCCAAAAAGAGCGGCGATGGTTGCCGTAACCGCCGCCAGGGAAATGCTGTTAAATATCGCTTCCTGAACACTTTTGTCACCCGCCTCTTCAATTAAGATGGCTGGAGATTGAGCTAATATTGAGCGGGCAAGAGGAAGCAATATAAATAAAATTAACAATCCACCCATTAGAGAAAAAACATAATACATCAGGTTGGTCTTTTTAAACCTCATGATTTCCCCTTAAATAAACTAAACAAATTTAAATTTTACGAAAACAATAATAGCTTAGCGATAGTTTAAATATCAATCAAGTTAAAAGATCGTTTCTGGTTAAGGGGCCTATGCCCCTTAACCCTTATGTATAATAATAGCCGGGAGATAGGCACAGGCCCCTTCAGCCAAGTATTAGACCTAAAACTGTTCGGTAGCCACCATCACAGACGACGCCTTGATGACAGCACAGACCTGTTTCCCCTTCTCCAAGCCAAGTTTCTCAGCAGATTCCTTGGTGATGATAGAGACAACCTGAGTTCCTCCTGGCAGTTCAATAACAACTTCGGAATTGACAGCACCATTAGTAACCTCGACCACTTTGCCCGATAAGACGTTTCTTGCACTGACCTTCATCTTCTTCACCTCCTTTCTTCTTTAAGTCTAATATAGGAAATACAGGGGGGATTAACCCCCCCTGTATAGCAAACTTCTTGCGCTACAACAAAATCCTAAAATTAACTTTCAATCTTTACAATATCTTCTAATTCCGAAGGCAATGTATCCGCATCCTTCGTAAGTGGTGGATTGTAAGCAGGTTGACCTGAATCATTCATAATTTTCTGACCCTTCTCGCTCAGAAGCATCTTTATGAAGGCCATGGCAACCTCAGGATTTTCTGAATTTTTGGGAATCGTTACACCGTAGATGATAAATTTGCCTTTTTGAGCTTTACCATCCGCCAACGTTATTGACGCCTGAGCATAAAAATCCGCCAACTCCTCCTTCTCGAGGTTTATCTCTTCAGGCAACTCCAAGATCTTCAAACCGTGCTGTTTCGCGACGGAAAGATATTCAAACGCGTAATCCAAATCGCCGGATTGAAGAAGAGATACAAGCTCAACCGACTTGGGTCTTATATTTTCCTTAGGACAGTGGTCAATTAATGCTTGGTTTAAGCCATCAATGCCGTAATGCTTCTCGGCCAATTGAAAGACTTGACGAGCCCTGTAACCGCAAGGGTCGGAGTCGGGATCCGAATGACCGTACATTACACCATCTCTCTGAAATATTTCATACCAGTTGTCTTTAGTTATTTCATCCGCGTATTTGCTTTTATCGGTATAGGCGATGACCATTCTGTTGCTCGCAAATTTTACATTCCAGTTAGCATAATCCGGCTTAAGAAGTTCATCTATGACCGTATAATCGGCTGAAGCCATAACATCACAGTTCTTCTTTAGTTCACATATCTTTTTAGCACAGTCGCGACTTCCGGCACCCTCAAGAAGAACCTTCACATTGGGATGCTCTTTTTCAAACTCGGTCTTAAGCGTTTCAAATGGCTCCTTAAGACTCCCGGCATGAAATACAATTAAATCGCCCTTTAGTGTATCTTTTTCCTCAACCTTTTCCATAACTTTCTCTTCCGGCTTTTCTTCTGTTTTCTGACAGCCAACCACCCCAAAAGTTAGCGCGGCAATAAGCAGTAATGAAAACAAAATAACTATTGCATTCTTAAATCGACTTTTTCCAAACATAACTTGCACTCCTTTTTATATAGTTTACTTAGTAAAATCAAACAACTACTCTTTATTTCCCTTAATGAAATCACCTCCTTTTAAAAAAATAAAAAACCGGCATCTAAGTGACTACCGGTCTTTTTGTAAAACCAGTCTCCTTTCCGTCACGGGAGGCAGTACCGTTTCCGGTAAAACCCTATCGGTCACATTCCTTGCCTCGCAAAAGTTTTGCGAGGTTTAGGTCAAGCGACTCGGAGAAAAAACATATTTAATTAAATTATTAAAAACTATTAAAAACAACCGAGTTGGCAACCATAGAGCTTTATCTCAAGCTCGTTTACAACGTCGCCAACCACTTTTGGGGATACGCCCAACTCCTTTGCTATTTTATGAGCCATCGGGCAGGAAATTTTCCCCTCTTTAGCTTTCTCTTTAACTATTTTCTTAATTTTATTTAAATCACAAGATTCAGATGACATCTATAAAACCCTCCTTTTATAGTCAGGAGTCTGTTAGTCGGTAGTTTGTTGGTTTGCTTGTTGGCTTGTTGTTTGTTTTTTGACTCTAAGCTCTCCGATTTACGCTCCGTGCTCTTAGTTTTACCATACTCCACACCCTACACTCTTTTAACTTTCCATTTTTTGCTTTCAACTAAAAACGCCATTCCCAAATATGGAAATAGCATCATCTTAAGACACTCCTTTCCAAATACGAGAGGCATAAAAATTTCTTTTTACACCCTATGAGCCCTAAACTTAAAGAACCCTGCGGTTACTTCCCCTGCTTTGCTTTTGCAAAGTTTAGTAAAAGTAACTCGGAGCACACATATTAAATTTACCTTTTATATTCTATCTAATTTACCCTTTCCCTTTAAATTTTAAAAAAATTTTTTAGCTGGCTACACAAGTTTTATTTCTGCCACTTTCTTTTGCCTCGTAAAGTGCCTCATCAGCTTTTACAACCAATCCGGAAGCATCTTTCGCATCGTGGGGATACGTTGCAACCCCGCCACTTATGGTCTTCTTCACAACCGGCTGTTCTCTGTTCCCCGGAAATTCAAGAGATTCAACTGCTTTCCGTATTCTTTCAGCAACAACAACCGCCTGTTCTTTCGAGGCACGTGGCAATAAAACTACAAATTCCTCCCCACCGTATCTAGAAACAATATCGATATCCCTGGTATTTTCTCTAATTGTCTTGGCTATCTTTTTCAGTACTACGTTCCCCTGTTCATGACCATAAGTATCGTTATAATGTTTAAAATGATCTATGTCCATCATAATAAATGACAGTTCTTTTTCATACCTATCCGCCCTCTTCTTTTCCTCCTCCATTCTATCGAGAAAATAACTATAGTTGAATAGTCCCGTAAGACGATCATGGACAGAGAGCAACTCTAAAGCCATCTGTTGCTTCTTCTGCTTCTTGGAAAGAACTCCTAAAATTGAACCTACAAGTAAAAAAATTGACACGCCTACAACTATTTCTACAATAGTACTTTTCACGCTCAAAGCTTGGTAAAACTCAGGAGAATTCACGCTCGAGTAAAGCCACCATGAAATAGCCCCAATGCTCATCAATCCAATGGATATCACTCCATAAATATCATAAACCATAGCGGCAATAACCAGGGGCACCACGTAGAGCGTCCAATAAGTTAAAACACCATGAGGAAAAGAAAAATAAATTACAAGATTTGCAAAAGCAAATGTCAATACAATAACTAACACACTACGTAAGTATTTACCTCGCTTCACAGTTCCCCCCTTTTAATTAATTAGTTTAATAGAAATGAAACACAATACCAATAAAAATAAAACTAAAAGCATGCTAAAATTTAAATCCTCAACATATAATCTGAATTCTTTTTTAGTTTCACTTGCGGATAGATCACGATACACTTCAGCCAAAAAGCTATCACATAAGTATTTAATAATCCGATTGGCTTTTATTACGCCAAAATCTTTAATCTTTAAGCAATTTCTCCTTACATACCTTTTAAAAACAAAAACCAACAATCTCAGAACATGTGTTTCCTCATCAAAAAACACACCAGCCGCATCATGGTCCTTCTCAATTCTTTCTTTTACTTTTTCCAAAGTTTCTGTTTTTATTAATTGACTCTCTCTGTGCAATAAGAAATAAAAACCAAAAGTAAACTGTTCGGACCAGTAATTAATTCCAAACCACCGCGGAAAACGAATGTGGAAAAGACCGTATTTCATGCCTGCAACAAACATAAATATGCCTGCAGTTAACGAAAGGACCAGGCCTTGAAAATCGTGTAACGTTAAAATACTAAACGTTTTCACGCTATTTAAGGCAGCCGTTGTATACCCAAGATTTTTTAAAGCCGGCAATATAAAGAGGACCCAAAAACGGCTGGGCAGAACGCCTAAAAGAAAAATCATAAAGACCAATGGCACAATTCCAATAATCATGAAAGATGGCGCGTCTTTAACTGTTTCATATTTCTTCGGCGTCTTACCTAAAAAAACAAGAGTAAACAACTTGGTAAAAGAGGCGATGGTTCCCCCGCAAGTTAGTATGAAAAAAATATTGGCCAAACCAGTCCATCTGCAATACTCCAAATGAGTTAGAGCTTGATGAATAAGCGTCTTGCTGGCATATCCGTTAAAAGGAGGAATACCGCTAATTCCCAATGAGGCAACAAGCGTGCAAAAAGCAATGAGAGGCATCTTCTTAATTAAACCACCAAGCTTATACATATTAAGCTCGCCGG
Above is a genomic segment from Candidatus Oleimmundimicrobium sp. containing:
- a CDS encoding ABC transporter ATP-binding protein; translated protein: MIEIENLDIDLGEFKLRDINLSIKEDEVFVILGPSGAGKTVLLEAIAGFFPPKKGSIILDGNFANDLPPEKRNIGFIYQDYVLFPHLTVRENILFGVRYRQIDDVENKFKKIVATLNIENILHRRPQTLSGGEQQRVSLARALIMEPRLLLFDEPLSSLDKKVRENLREELRIILKRMNQTSLFVTHDQTEALVIADRIAIMRDGKIVQVGKPDEIFNSPVNEFVADFVGVETVLEGKVVSRLNELAVVDVNGAKVEVISNVSIGEKVLLGIRPENVTVSISKEKKSSSARNNFNAKIVKLTSLGAVIKVNLNCGFPLIALITKQSAEEIGLKEGGEVTASFKSTAVHVIRK
- a CDS encoding ABC transporter permease, which gives rise to MRFKKTNLMYYVFSLMGGLLILFILLPLARSILAQSPAILIEEAGDKSVQEAIFNSISLAAVTATIAALFGVPLAYILARARFFGKSLVESIVDLPLAIPHTVAGILLLFVFGRYGMVGALFERFFSLRFVGTKLGIVVAMLFVSLPFMVNSAREGFESVDVRMEQVARTLGATPSEVFRRVSLPLAIRGVLTGWVLTWARAISEFGAVIILAYYPMTAPVKVYDVYSQLDLKHSSAVSVLLLVFCLIGFVVFRLLAYGGMGMGNKK
- a CDS encoding molybdopterin-binding protein; the encoded protein is MKVSARNVLSGKVVEVTNGAVNSEVVIELPGGTQVVSIITKESAEKLGLEKGKQVCAVIKASSVMVATEQF
- the wtpA gene encoding tungstate ABC transporter substrate-binding protein WtpA — encoded protein: MFGKSRFKNAIVILFSLLLIAALTFGVVGCQKTEEKPEEKVMEKVEEKDTLKGDLIVFHAGSLKEPFETLKTEFEKEHPNVKVLLEGAGSRDCAKKICELKKNCDVMASADYTVIDELLKPDYANWNVKFASNRMVIAYTDKSKYADEITKDNWYEIFQRDGVMYGHSDPDSDPCGYRARQVFQLAEKHYGIDGLNQALIDHCPKENIRPKSVELVSLLQSGDLDYAFEYLSVAKQHGLKILELPEEINLEKEELADFYAQASITLADGKAQKGKFIIYGVTIPKNSENPEVAMAFIKMLLSEKGQKIMNDSGQPAYNPPLTKDADTLPSELEDIVKIES
- a CDS encoding GGDEF domain-containing protein; translated protein: MKRGKYLRSVLVIVLTFAFANLVIYFSFPHGVLTYWTLYVVPLVIAAMVYDIYGVISIGLMSIGAISWWLYSSVNSPEFYQALSVKSTIVEIVVGVSIFLLVGSILGVLSKKQKKQQMALELLSVHDRLTGLFNYSYFLDRMEEEKKRADRYEKELSFIMMDIDHFKHYNDTYGHEQGNVVLKKIAKTIRENTRDIDIVSRYGGEEFVVLLPRASKEQAVVVAERIRKAVESLEFPGNREQPVVKKTISGGVATYPHDAKDASGLVVKADEALYEAKESGRNKTCVAS